Proteins from one Bacteroidota bacterium genomic window:
- a CDS encoding glycosyltransferase family 4 protein, translating to MKSSTTLSRDNPALHIALVTQSCDNETGIGRIVLSLGAEFEKQGHTVSVVAQYFDGENRRFQYRQIPLRTSFNSLDRLALRYLTKPALRQLHCDIVNSYMIGRGASVVTAQSCHIAGMEIRKQHQARLPWRRNFGIFDRVTLQDERFLVRSHHTKRIIAVSQLVKDQFIQYYNIDPERVVVIPNGVDVGKFKQLRAIGNRENLRSQYGIPRDGFMLLFVGNEFDRKGLHVLIRSIAVLKGNDVRLLVIGSDDSAPYASLAASLGVSDKVIFGGRVRGPEALFVAADAFVFPTVYEPFGMVLMEAMAAGVPLIATRHAGALEDCTHEHHGVFLSDPLSVEELSYSIQRLIDDSQLRHRLSEAGIAFAQQLSWDEVAFRTLQVYREIRDL from the coding sequence ATGAAATCATCGACGACACTTTCGCGGGACAATCCTGCATTGCACATAGCTCTTGTAACGCAATCGTGCGACAACGAAACGGGCATCGGAAGGATTGTTCTTTCGCTTGGAGCCGAGTTCGAGAAACAGGGTCACACGGTGAGTGTCGTTGCTCAGTATTTTGACGGGGAGAATCGTCGTTTCCAATATCGGCAGATTCCCTTGCGGACCTCATTCAATTCGCTTGATCGTCTGGCGTTACGATACCTGACGAAACCGGCGTTGCGTCAGCTCCATTGCGATATCGTCAACTCATACATGATCGGACGAGGCGCATCGGTTGTCACCGCGCAGAGTTGTCATATTGCAGGAATGGAAATACGGAAACAACACCAAGCCCGACTTCCCTGGCGACGGAACTTCGGTATTTTTGACAGAGTAACTCTACAGGATGAGAGATTCCTTGTCCGTTCACATCACACAAAACGCATTATTGCCGTCTCGCAATTGGTGAAGGATCAGTTCATCCAATACTACAACATCGATCCGGAACGAGTTGTCGTTATTCCCAACGGAGTGGATGTCGGGAAGTTCAAGCAGCTTCGAGCAATAGGTAATCGGGAGAATCTTCGGAGTCAGTACGGAATTCCAAGAGATGGATTCATGCTTCTCTTTGTCGGGAATGAATTTGATCGCAAGGGGCTTCACGTGCTCATCCGGAGCATTGCCGTCTTGAAGGGAAATGATGTGCGGCTTCTTGTGATTGGTTCCGATGATTCTGCTCCGTATGCGTCTCTTGCTGCGAGCCTTGGCGTATCGGACAAAGTCATCTTCGGCGGAAGAGTGCGCGGACCCGAAGCACTGTTTGTGGCTGCTGATGCCTTCGTCTTTCCGACGGTGTATGAACCGTTCGGAATGGTTCTCATGGAGGCGATGGCTGCAGGCGTGCCGCTCATTGCCACACGCCATGCCGGCGCGTTGGAAGATTGTACACACGAGCATCACGGTGTATTTCTTTCCGATCCGCTTTCTGTCGAGGAGTTGTCGTATTCCATTCAACGACTCATTGATGATAGCCAACTCCGGCACCGGCTCTCTGAAGCGGGAATCGCATTCGCACAGCAACTCTCATGGGACGAAGTTGCATTCCGGACGCTCCAGGTATATAGGGAAATAAGAGATCTGTAA
- a CDS encoding oligosaccharide flippase family protein produces MSKAKQTFHSAIWNHGGRILEYLLMYITSIVIARGLGVEENGRFVGLFSLSHLILVFCSLGLETSLNKFIPQLADEHANKQAAYMLRMSLLIRGAAFLAAVVLFSIVIRMFTVPFLERNSDVLVIVLLFTGARSLFPLFAMVLTAQLRTALTARINLVIRVIELAGILILTQMQFTVFALFILFFSTSIMHGVAYAMFSRVNIVRDVASVDMKPIVTFGGIYWMNTIVDFVLGRQGDVLFLTSLLPDTSQGGLYDVAYSIAQIASIAMTVGLSGVTFATFARLAVEDQSSMNRFYAFSIRIISLLTIPLYTFIIFHAEAIVAILYSPQYASSAPLVQGILVFRIASRLFGGPENGEYLLSRGRVATLVSIGVVAALVNFGLNILLIPTLGASGSVIASGCGNLLVNLLGALMVSRISQNRLQIVYWAGLVSVCCIPALICAYVLPSDSISSLIFAASLYGALLIGGLVLLKPLTQTDKDWLAKIDGRMATILRLFTRPSLQSP; encoded by the coding sequence ATGTCAAAAGCTAAGCAAACCTTCCACAGCGCGATCTGGAATCACGGCGGGAGAATTCTCGAATACCTGCTGATGTATATCACTTCCATTGTTATTGCCCGTGGCTTGGGCGTCGAGGAAAATGGAAGATTTGTCGGGTTGTTCAGCCTCTCACATTTGATTCTCGTCTTTTGTTCGTTAGGACTGGAAACTTCGCTTAACAAATTCATTCCGCAGCTTGCCGATGAGCACGCCAACAAGCAGGCAGCATATATGTTGCGAATGTCGCTCCTCATTCGTGGAGCGGCGTTTCTTGCAGCAGTTGTGCTGTTCTCGATTGTGATTCGCATGTTCACAGTACCGTTTCTTGAGCGCAACAGTGATGTGTTGGTGATTGTGTTGTTGTTTACCGGTGCACGTTCCCTCTTTCCCCTTTTTGCAATGGTTCTTACGGCACAACTGCGCACCGCCCTCACTGCGCGCATCAATCTGGTCATCAGGGTAATTGAGCTTGCCGGCATACTCATCCTCACTCAGATGCAGTTCACGGTCTTTGCCTTGTTTATTCTCTTTTTCAGTACGAGCATAATGCATGGTGTCGCATACGCAATGTTTTCACGAGTGAACATTGTTCGTGATGTTGCATCTGTTGATATGAAGCCGATTGTGACATTCGGGGGTATTTATTGGATGAATACGATTGTCGACTTTGTCCTCGGCCGTCAAGGGGATGTACTGTTTCTGACCAGCCTGTTGCCTGATACATCGCAGGGAGGCCTGTACGATGTAGCCTACTCGATTGCTCAAATCGCTTCCATCGCGATGACGGTGGGACTATCCGGTGTTACGTTTGCCACCTTTGCGCGGCTTGCAGTTGAGGATCAATCGTCAATGAACAGGTTCTATGCATTCTCAATAAGGATCATCTCACTCCTGACAATCCCGCTCTACACATTCATCATTTTTCATGCGGAAGCCATTGTGGCAATATTGTATTCACCGCAATACGCGTCGTCAGCTCCGCTTGTGCAGGGAATACTTGTCTTTCGAATAGCATCACGGCTGTTTGGCGGGCCGGAGAATGGAGAGTATCTGCTTTCCCGCGGAAGAGTGGCGACGTTGGTGAGTATTGGCGTTGTGGCCGCCTTGGTAAACTTCGGACTGAATATCCTCCTGATTCCCACGCTCGGCGCGTCCGGTTCAGTGATAGCGAGCGGATGTGGAAATCTCCTGGTGAATTTGCTCGGAGCTCTCATGGTGTCCCGAATCTCGCAAAACAGGCTTCAGATTGTCTATTGGGCCGGACTTGTTTCTGTATGCTGCATTCCGGCGCTGATATGCGCGTATGTATTGCCGTCAGATAGCATCTCCTCACTTATTTTTGCGGCGAGCCTATATGGAGCGCTTCTGATTGGAGGATTGGTTTTGCTCAAACCGCTGACACAAACAGACAAAGACTGGCTGGCCAAGATTGATGGTCGAATGGCCACCATTCTCAGGCTATTTACGCGTCCCAGCCTTCAATCCCCTTGA